In Oryza sativa Japonica Group chromosome 3, ASM3414082v1, one DNA window encodes the following:
- the LOC9268111 gene encoding copper transporter 4, which yields MAMPMPMPPPGPGGDAPPAPTMMPGMAMPMTTGMSFTWGHRAVVLFPRWPGDRAGVGMYFLCLLLVLALAALAEALSAASRRLDLDLDLSRSRGRRRRRRQQLLAAGVHAARMGLAYLVMLAVMSFNAGVLLAAVAGHAAGFLLARSGLLGSRAAAPEIDGAAAAAAATSNGSSLHPSSEPKP from the coding sequence ATGGCCATGCCcatgccgatgccgccgccggggccgggcggcgacgcgccaccggcgccgacgaTGATGCCCGGCATGGCGATGCCGATGACGACGGGCATGTCCTTCACCTGGGGCCACCGGGCGGTGGTGCTCTTCCCGCGGTGGCCGGGCGACCGCGCCGGCGTCGGCATGTACttcctctgcctcctcctcgtgctcgccctcgccgcgctcgccgaggCCCTCTCCGCGGCGTCGCGCCGGCTCGACCTCGACCTCgacctctcccgctcgcgcggccggcggcggcggcggcggcagcagctgctCGCCGCGGGCGTCCACGCGGCCAGGATGGGGCTCGCCTACCTGGTGATGCTCGCCGTCATGTCCTTCAACGCCGGcgtgctcctcgccgccgtcgccggccacgccgccggGTTCCTCCTCGCCCggagcggcctcctcggctctcgcgccgccgcgccggaaatcgacggcgccgccgccgccgccgccgccacgtcgaaTGGTTCTTCTCTCCATCCATCGTCAGAGCCGAAAccttaa
- the LOC4332937 gene encoding cytochrome P450 709B2: protein MATLLLLAVAAAAAAWVWWGRYAWRARAVARRLAAQGVRGPRRGGLLRGCNDEVRRRKAEAEADGVAMDVGDHDYLRRVVPHFVAWKELYGTPFLYWFGPQPRICVSDYNLVKQILSKKYGHFVKNDAHPAILSMIGKGLVLVEGADWVRHRRVLTPAFTMDKLKVMTKTMASCAECLIQGWLDHASNSKSIEIEVEFSKQFQDLTADVICRTAFGSNSEKGKEVFHAQKQLQAIAIATILNLQLPGFKYLPTKRNRCKWKLENKLRNTLMQIIQSRITSEGNGYGDDLLGVMLNACFSTEQGEKRDELILCVDEIIDECKTFFFAGHETTSHLLTWTMFLLSVYPEWQDRLREEVLRECRKENPNADMLSKLKEMTMVLLETLRLYPPVIFMFRKPITDMQLGRLHLPRGTAIVIPIPILHRDKEVWGDDADEFNPLRFANGVTRAAKIPHAHLGFSIGPRSCIGQNFAMLEAKLVMAMILQKFSFALSPKYVHAPADLITLQPKFGLPILLKALDA from the exons ATGGCGACCTTGCTGCTgctggccgtggcggcggcggcggcggcgtgggtgtGGTGGGGGCGGTACGCGtggcgggcgcgggcggtggcgaggaggctGGCGGCGCAGGGGGTGCGgggcccgcggcgcggcgggttGCTGCGGGGTTGCAACGACGaggtgcggcggcggaaggcggaggcggaggcggacggcgTGGCCATGGACGTCGGCGACCACGACTACCTCCGCCGCGTCGTCCCGCACTTCGTCGCCTGGAAGGAGCTGTACG GAACGCCATTTCTGTACTGGTTTGGCCCTCAACCCCGAATCTGCGTCTCCGATTACAACTTGGTTAAGCAAATCCTTTCGAAGAAATATGGCCATTTCGTGAAGAACGACGCACACCCAGCTATTCTGTCAATGATCGGCAAAGGGCTGGTGCTGGTGGAAGGCGCAGATTGGGTGCGGCATCGTAGGGTGCTCACCCCAGCTTTCACCATGGACAAGCTAAAG GTGATGACAAAAACAATGGCCAGTTGTGCTGAATGCTTGATCCAGGGGTGGTTAGATCATGCATCGAACAGCAAGAGCATAGAAATAGAAGTGGAATTCAGCAAACAGTTCCAAGATTTGACGGCAGATGTTATATGCCGTACAGCATTTGGGAGTAATAGTGAGAAGGGAAAAGAAGTGTTCCATGCACAGAAACAACTGCAGGCCATTGCCATAGCAACAATACTCAATCTGCAATTACCAGGATTCAA GTATCTCCCTACCAAAAGGAACAGATGCAAGTGGAAGCTAGAAAACAAGTTAAGGAACACGCTCATGCAAATTATACAGTCCAGAATTACCTCAGAAGGAAATGGATACGGCGATGATCTTCTTGGCGTGATGCTCAATGCTTGCTTCTCAACAGAGCAAGGAGAAAAACGAGATGAGCTGATCCTGTGCGTGGATGAGATCATAGATGAATGCAAGACATTCTTCTTTGCAGGGCATGAAACCACATCGCATTTGCTTACATGGACAATGTTCTTGCTCAGTGTGTATCCAGAATGGCAGGATCGGCTGAGAGAGGAGGTCCTGAGAGAGTGTAGAAAGGAAAATCCAAATGCAGACATGCTTAGCAAACTGAAAGAG ATGACAATGGTGCTACTTGAGACACTGAGACTCTATCCCCCAGTTATTTTCATGTTTAGAAAACCTATCACCGATATGCAACTGGGAAGGCTCCACTTACCTAGAGGCACTGCGATTGTGATACCTATTCCAATTCTGCACCGAGACAAGGAGGTTTGGGGTGACGATGCCGATGAGTTCAACCCGCTGAGATTTGCAAATGGGGTCACAAGAGCAGCAAAGATCCCACATGCTCATCTGGGATTCTCAATAGGACCAAGGTCATGCATCGGTCAAAACTTTGCAATGTTAGAAGCAAAGTTGGTGATGGCCATGATCCTGCAGAAGTTCTCCTTTGCTCTTTCGCCAAAGTATGTCCACGCACCTGCAGATCTGATAACACTTCAGCCAAAGTTTGGTCTTCCCATACTCCTGAAGGCTCTGGATGCATGA
- the LOC4332938 gene encoding cytochrome P450 709B2-like, whose translation MDKIKMMTKTMVACAQNMVKELEDQASSNKNGETQVELDKQFQELTADIISHTAFGSSYKLGIEAFHAQKELQEIAVKSLLNVQIPGFSYLPTKGNWRKLTLEKKLRGTLMQIIQSRLSSKGSGYGSDLLGLMLEACIATDQGREQHQLSLSIDEIIHECKTFFFAGHETTSLLLTWTVFLLSVYPEWQARLRLEALRECGKENPNGDNLSKLKEMSMVFLETLRLYGPALFLQRKPLTDITVGETKIPKDHAIIIPSAIMHRDKEIWGDDTDEFNPLRFQNGVTRAAKVPHALLAFSIGPRSCIGQNFAMLEAKSVMAMILKKFSFTLSPNYVHAPVDLLTLQPKFGLPVVLRLLDA comes from the exons ATGGATAAGATAAAG ATGATGACAAAAACAATGGTAGCTTGTGCTCAAAACATGGTGAAGGAATTGGAAGATCAAGCATCCAGCAACAAGAATGGAGAAACTCAAGTGGAATTGGACAAACAATTCCAAGAGTTAACAGCAGATATCATATCTCATACGGCCTTCGGAAGCAGCTATAAGTTAGGAATAGAAGCGTTCCATGCACAGAAAGAGCTCCAGGAAATTGCTGTAAAATCTCTCCTCAACGTGCAGATACCAGGATTCAG CTACCTTCCTACAAAAGGGAATTGGAGGAAATTGACACTTGAAAAGAAGCTTAGGGGCACTCTCATGCAGATCATACAATCCCGATTATCATCAAAAGGAAGTGGATACGGAAGCGATCTCCTTGGTTTGATGCTTGAGGCTTGCATTGCAACAGATCAGGGAAGGGAGCAACATCAGCTCAGCTTAAGCATCGATGAAATTATACATGAGTGCAAAACATTCTTCTTTGCTGGTCATGAAACCACGTCACTTCTTCTTACCTGGACAGTGTTTTTGCTCAGTGTGTATCCAGAATGGCAGGCAAGACTCCGGTTGGAAGCTTTGAGGGAATGTGGAAAAGAAAATCCAAATGGTGACAACCTTAGCAAACTGAAAGAG atGTCAATGGTATTCCTTGAGACCCTAAGGCTCTATGGTCCTGCTCTTTTCCTTCAAAGAAAACCTCTAACAGATATTACAGTAGGAGAAACAAAAATACCCAAAGACCATGCAATTATCATACCTTCAGCAATTATGCACCGGGACAAGGAGATTTGGGGTGACGATACAGATGAATTCAATCCATTAAGATTTCAGAACGGGGTCACAAGAGCAGCCAAAGTTCCACATGCCCTACTGGCATTCTCAATAGGGCCAAGGTCTTGCATCGGTCAGAATTTTGCGATGTTGGAAGCCAAGTCAGTTATGGCTATGATCCTAAAAAAGTTCTCATTCACACTTTCCCCTAACTATGTTCATGCACCTGTAGACCTGTTAACTCTTCAGCCTAAGTTTGGTCTTCCTGTTGTTCTAAGGCTACTGGATGCATGA